The Punica granatum isolate Tunisia-2019 chromosome 4, ASM765513v2, whole genome shotgun sequence genome has a window encoding:
- the LOC116202407 gene encoding uncharacterized protein LOC116202407 isoform X2, whose amino-acid sequence MCERVGENFTDGSFSRLTYDMMLAWEMPSSSDEEAAMECVGKEKEEKKRLMKVPQENDEVPLFYSDLMPLLVDHEPDVGEDAFVWLGSLFPLVADVVNGRFTFETLTAPTASRLHFPAYDKFLKEIDQCIKHLQKQENPKAVELAEDEFILHVEGTVSSQRVVRHIGGTSWPGRLTLTNYALYFEASGVINYEDAVKIDLSKDKEGTVRPAATGPWGAPLFDKAMAYESPELSEGFILEFPEITSSTRRDHWLALTKEIMLMHRFLSKFKVEHPTQVWEVHSRTILSIIRLHAAREMLRISPPLPMKFLIFSLFDELPKGDIVLEELADSLKKDGVRQPCSASSILKTVNMLGSLDSVSIVKEEIKDYEGTSSGGPERDYSLLNTAINQVREEAEEVEIAKATVEGLKDEGIGDSAMVLMELLKPLTGALPWLQETLTWERPVTTLAVLCITILVLYEEWVNKAVAAFSLWLVVKMLQARKRRSRHWQDEIVVCTASEQSTMESIVSAQKGLQTVHAVVQAANIALLKLWSIFVSLAPKHADAVMVALSVSAMVLAVIPLKYILMGVTVYSFAMNSRMGKHIESDRGNRRLKEWWDSIPVVPVRVVDKAENCPKK is encoded by the exons ATGTGCGAGCGCGTGGGAGAAAATTTCACTGATGGATCGTTCAGTCGGTTGACTTATGACATGATGCTTGCCTGGGAGATGCCCAGCTCTTCTGATGAAGAAGCCGCAATG GAGTGTGTggggaaggagaaagaagagaagaaaaggcTCATGAAAGTACCGCAGGAGAATGATGAAGTTCCTCTCTTCTATTCCGACCTTATGCCACTCCTT GTTGATCACGAGCCTGATGTTGGGGAGGACGCGTTTGTGTGGTTGGGCTCTTTATTCCCACTGGTCGCTGATGTTGTAAATGGGAGATTCACATTCGAGACCCTGACTGCTCCGACAGCAAGCAGGCTCCATTTTCCGGCATACGATAAGTTCTTAAAAGAAATTGACCA GTGCATTAAGCATTTGCAAAAGCAAGAAAATCCGAAGGCTGTGGAGCTAGCAGAAGATGAATTCATATTGCACGTTGAAGGCACTGTGAGCTCACAGAGGGTAGTTCGGCATATCGGAGGAACAAGTTGGCCTG GCAGGCTCACATTGACCAATTACGCGCTCTATTTCGAGGCATCTGGAGTGATAAATTACGAAGATGCGGTCAAGATCGACCTTTCAAAGGACAAAGAAGGCACCGTGAGGCCGGCTGCAACTGGCCCTTGGGGGGCTCCACTTTTCGACAAGGCCATGGCCTATGAATCCCCCGAACT ATCAGAGGGATtcatcctcgagtttcctgaGATAACGAGCTCCACGAGACGGGACCACTGGCTCGCTCTGACAAAGGAGATCATGCTGATGCACAGATTCCTGTCCAAGTTTAAGGTAGAGCATCCCACACAAGTATGGGAAGTCCATTCTAGGACGATTCTTAGCATCATAAGGCTCCATGCTGCGAGAGAAATGCTCCGAATCTCGCCCCCTTTGCCCATGAAGTTCTTGATCTTCTCCCTGTTCGATGAGCTCCCAAAAGGTGATATCGTGCTTGAGGAGCTTGCAGACAGCTTGAAGAAGGATGGGGTGAGACAACCCTGCAGCGCAAGCTCGATTCTGAAGACAGTCAATATGTTGGGCTCACTGGACTCTGTGTCGATTGTAAAGGAAGAGATCAAGGACTATGAGGGTACAAGTTCGGGTGGGCCTGAGAGGGATTACTCTTTGCTGAACACAGCAATCAATCAGGTGAGGGAGGAAGCGGAGGAGGTCGAGATCGCAAAGGCTACAGTTGAAGGGTTGAAGGATGAAGGGATCGGCGACAGTGCTATGGTTCTCATG GAGCTGCTAAAACCGCTTACAGGTGCACTTCCATGGCTCCAGGAAACACTAACTTGGGAAAGACCGGTGACTACTCTCGCTGTTCTCTGCATAACGATTCTGGTTCTCTATGA GGAATGGGTTAACAAGGCAGTTGCGGCTTTCTCACTGTGGCTGGTTGTGAAGATGCTTCAGGCAAGGAAAAGGAGGAGCCGACATTGGCAAGACGAGATTGTGGTCTGTACAGCTTCTGAGCAAAGTACGATGGAGAGTATAGTTTCTGCCCAGAAAGGGCTACAGACTGTCCACGCGGTAGTCCAGGCAGCAAACATTGCACTACTAAAGCTGTGGTCGATATTCGTCTCGCTGGCTCCTAAG CATGCGGATGCAGTGATGGTGGCACTGAGTGTATCAGCGATGGTATTGGCAGTGATTCCCCTCAAATACATCCTCATGGGTGTCACTGTCTATTCTTTCGCTATGAACTCAAGGATGGGGAAGCACATAGAGAGTGACCGAGGCAACCGGCGGCTCAAGGAGTGGTGGGATTCGATACCAGTGGTTCCCGTTCGAGTAGTGGACAAGGCCGAGAACTGTCCAAAGAAGTAG
- the LOC116202407 gene encoding uncharacterized protein LOC116202407 isoform X1 — MSGGGSTMMMKRKHLSAVANDVVQRCALKIGTSVERLEEEFAAEWRAESSGYSRKFVEVCSSKALSKMCERVGENFTDGSFSRLTYDMMLAWEMPSSSDEEAAMECVGKEKEEKKRLMKVPQENDEVPLFYSDLMPLLVDHEPDVGEDAFVWLGSLFPLVADVVNGRFTFETLTAPTASRLHFPAYDKFLKEIDQCIKHLQKQENPKAVELAEDEFILHVEGTVSSQRVVRHIGGTSWPGRLTLTNYALYFEASGVINYEDAVKIDLSKDKEGTVRPAATGPWGAPLFDKAMAYESPELSEGFILEFPEITSSTRRDHWLALTKEIMLMHRFLSKFKVEHPTQVWEVHSRTILSIIRLHAAREMLRISPPLPMKFLIFSLFDELPKGDIVLEELADSLKKDGVRQPCSASSILKTVNMLGSLDSVSIVKEEIKDYEGTSSGGPERDYSLLNTAINQVREEAEEVEIAKATVEGLKDEGIGDSAMVLMELLKPLTGALPWLQETLTWERPVTTLAVLCITILVLYEEWVNKAVAAFSLWLVVKMLQARKRRSRHWQDEIVVCTASEQSTMESIVSAQKGLQTVHAVVQAANIALLKLWSIFVSLAPKHADAVMVALSVSAMVLAVIPLKYILMGVTVYSFAMNSRMGKHIESDRGNRRLKEWWDSIPVVPVRVVDKAENCPKK; from the exons ATGAGCGGAGGAGGATcgacgatgatgatgaagaggaAGCACTTGTCCGCCGTCGCCAACGACGTCGTCCAAAGATGCGCTCT GAAAATAGGGACCTCAGTGGAGAGACTTGAGGAGGAGTTCGCAGCTGAGTGGAGAGCTGAATCGAGTGGTTACTCGAGGAAGTTCGTGGAGGTCTGCAGCTCTAAGGCTCTGAGCAAAATGTGCGAGCGCGTGGGAGAAAATTTCACTGATGGATCGTTCAGTCGGTTGACTTATGACATGATGCTTGCCTGGGAGATGCCCAGCTCTTCTGATGAAGAAGCCGCAATG GAGTGTGTggggaaggagaaagaagagaagaaaaggcTCATGAAAGTACCGCAGGAGAATGATGAAGTTCCTCTCTTCTATTCCGACCTTATGCCACTCCTT GTTGATCACGAGCCTGATGTTGGGGAGGACGCGTTTGTGTGGTTGGGCTCTTTATTCCCACTGGTCGCTGATGTTGTAAATGGGAGATTCACATTCGAGACCCTGACTGCTCCGACAGCAAGCAGGCTCCATTTTCCGGCATACGATAAGTTCTTAAAAGAAATTGACCA GTGCATTAAGCATTTGCAAAAGCAAGAAAATCCGAAGGCTGTGGAGCTAGCAGAAGATGAATTCATATTGCACGTTGAAGGCACTGTGAGCTCACAGAGGGTAGTTCGGCATATCGGAGGAACAAGTTGGCCTG GCAGGCTCACATTGACCAATTACGCGCTCTATTTCGAGGCATCTGGAGTGATAAATTACGAAGATGCGGTCAAGATCGACCTTTCAAAGGACAAAGAAGGCACCGTGAGGCCGGCTGCAACTGGCCCTTGGGGGGCTCCACTTTTCGACAAGGCCATGGCCTATGAATCCCCCGAACT ATCAGAGGGATtcatcctcgagtttcctgaGATAACGAGCTCCACGAGACGGGACCACTGGCTCGCTCTGACAAAGGAGATCATGCTGATGCACAGATTCCTGTCCAAGTTTAAGGTAGAGCATCCCACACAAGTATGGGAAGTCCATTCTAGGACGATTCTTAGCATCATAAGGCTCCATGCTGCGAGAGAAATGCTCCGAATCTCGCCCCCTTTGCCCATGAAGTTCTTGATCTTCTCCCTGTTCGATGAGCTCCCAAAAGGTGATATCGTGCTTGAGGAGCTTGCAGACAGCTTGAAGAAGGATGGGGTGAGACAACCCTGCAGCGCAAGCTCGATTCTGAAGACAGTCAATATGTTGGGCTCACTGGACTCTGTGTCGATTGTAAAGGAAGAGATCAAGGACTATGAGGGTACAAGTTCGGGTGGGCCTGAGAGGGATTACTCTTTGCTGAACACAGCAATCAATCAGGTGAGGGAGGAAGCGGAGGAGGTCGAGATCGCAAAGGCTACAGTTGAAGGGTTGAAGGATGAAGGGATCGGCGACAGTGCTATGGTTCTCATG GAGCTGCTAAAACCGCTTACAGGTGCACTTCCATGGCTCCAGGAAACACTAACTTGGGAAAGACCGGTGACTACTCTCGCTGTTCTCTGCATAACGATTCTGGTTCTCTATGA GGAATGGGTTAACAAGGCAGTTGCGGCTTTCTCACTGTGGCTGGTTGTGAAGATGCTTCAGGCAAGGAAAAGGAGGAGCCGACATTGGCAAGACGAGATTGTGGTCTGTACAGCTTCTGAGCAAAGTACGATGGAGAGTATAGTTTCTGCCCAGAAAGGGCTACAGACTGTCCACGCGGTAGTCCAGGCAGCAAACATTGCACTACTAAAGCTGTGGTCGATATTCGTCTCGCTGGCTCCTAAG CATGCGGATGCAGTGATGGTGGCACTGAGTGTATCAGCGATGGTATTGGCAGTGATTCCCCTCAAATACATCCTCATGGGTGTCACTGTCTATTCTTTCGCTATGAACTCAAGGATGGGGAAGCACATAGAGAGTGACCGAGGCAACCGGCGGCTCAAGGAGTGGTGGGATTCGATACCAGTGGTTCCCGTTCGAGTAGTGGACAAGGCCGAGAACTGTCCAAAGAAGTAG
- the LOC116204551 gene encoding protein RRP6-like 2, which produces MSDPPPPPDQAGSLRAQILRSVTPDLHSSVSNLHSSSRTLPFDRDFHFYYNFDEFRSPIRGIDRNSQLLLSSIGSSAGQLMSRPLGALPEELDDGYDWLVNLNDEALERFDASVDEFKRVRKTEEDSGKRIMDPGDGFQVVSGKKKKNKGAAAAGSDAAGEASSVQVAALRDKKVSGAVRSKVPFHIPTVKKPQDEYNILVNNSNQPFQHVWLQKSEGGERFVHPLEKLSVLDFVDKNAGDIVPQKPLPLEETPYKMVIDVKDLKALATKLRAVNEFAVDLEHNQYRSFQGMTCLMQISTRSEDFVVDTFKLRIHIGPYLREVFKDPAKKKVMHGADRDIVWLQRDFGIYVCNLFDTGQASRVLKLERNSLEFLLHHYCGVAANKEYQNADWRLRPLPEEMLRYAREDTHYLLYIYDLMRLELHKISENSDTALVEVYQRSADICMQLYEKELLMETSYLHIYGLQGADFNAQQLAVVAGLYEWRDVVARAEDESTGYILPNRTLLEIAKHMPVTTGKLRRIIKSKHSFIERNLASAVNIVRHAIQNASAFEAVVEQLKEARVETIVPVEIQPTDEGTLSPEADASPKLATENAVTENTSTSSSMGEDTLELEAGNTTTVISEDPVKGETKTPRNSIVSSSHVKNPPNNGQSRDIDANIRIPSSATANSSATVPVLKKPTRAFGALLGNSGPKRKADMAKKDEGEKKLEQIRSSVNLPFHSFSGKTSNEPIEDRKEEPARTLEAYHAEETSTVQLSTSDAADVIVLEDDSGEEGPAVKSSESAKELDGQVSVSSGMERDEEDEPTSLSELSSSFQKCLDSIGQDGKNSWKVEKSKTIQVKPFDYEAARRQVRFGEDDGKGKPVTDSGKDKSPKVVKGSGGKKSGSSEGQVQGSDGAKEFGPGKRRQAFPASGNRSGTFR; this is translated from the exons ATGTCCGatcctcctccccctcccGATCAAGCCGGCTCCCTCCGGGCCCAGATCCTCCGGTCCGTCACCCCCGACCTCCACTCCTCCGTCTCCAACCTCCACTCCTCCTCCCGCACCCTCCCCTTCGACCGCGACTTCCATTTTTACTACAATTTCGACGAGTTCCGGTCACCGATCCGCGGCATCGACCGCAACTCCCAGCTCCTCCTCAGCTCCATTGGCTCCTCGGCCGGCCAGTTGATGTCCCGGCCCCTCGGCGCGCTCCCCGAGGAGCTCGACGACGGCTACGACTGGCTTGTCAACCTCAATGACGAGGCCCTCGAGAGGTTCGACGCGTCCGTGGATGAGTTCAAGAGGGTGAGGAAGACGGAGGAGGATAGCGGGAAGCGGATCATGGACCCCGGGGACGGGTTCCAGGTTGTGTccgggaagaagaagaagaacaagggGGCGGCAGCGGCGGGGAGCGACGCTGCAGGCGAGGCGTCGAGCGTGCAGGTAGCGGCTTTGAGGGACAAGAAAGTCAGCGGCGCCGTGAGATCAAAGGTTCCGTTCCATATACCGACGGTGAAGAAGCCGCAGGACGAGTACAACATCTTGGTGAATAACTCGAACCAGCCCTTTCAGCACGTGTGGCTGCAGAAGAGCGAGGGTGGTGAAAGGTTTGTTCATCCACTG GAGAAGCTCTCTGTGTTGGACTTTGTTGATAAAAATGCTGGCGACATCGTGCCTCAGAAGCCACTTCCGCTGGAGGAAACTCCATATAAGATGGTCATAGATGTCAAGGATCTCAAAGCATTGGCGACGAAATTGCGTGCAGTTAATGAGTTTGCA GTTGACTTGGAACATAATCAATATCGCTCTTTTCAAGGGATGACTTGCTTGATGCAAATCTCAACCAGAAGTGAGGATTTTGTGGTGGATACTTTCAAGCTGCGGATTCATATTGGACCATATTTGCGGGAGGTTTTCAAGGATCCTGCCAAGAAAAAG GTAATGCATGGAGCAGATCGCGATATCGTGTGGCTTCAGCGGGACTTCGGGATATATGTGTGCAACCTGTTCGATACTGGACAG GCATCCAGGGTGCTGAAGTTGGAGAGAAATAGTTTGGAGTTTCTCCTGCATCATTATTGTGGAGTTGCTGCAAACAAAGA ATACCAGAATGCGGATTGGAGATTACGTCCTCTTCCTGAGGAAATGCTGAG gTATGCGAGGGAGGATACACACTACCTTTTGTACATCTACGATCTAATGAGACTTGAGTTGCACAAAATCTCTGAAAATTCAGATACAGCTTTGGTTGAG GTCTACCAACGTAGCGCCGATATATGCATGCAGCTGTATGAGAAGGAGCTCTTGATGGAAACTTCATACCTTCATATTTATGG GTTGCAGGGAGCTGACTTCAATGCTCAGCAGCTTGCAGTTGTTGCA GGTCTCTATGAATGGCGAGATGTTGTTGCTCGTGCTGAGGACGAAAGCACTGGTTATATCTTGCCTAATAGAACTCTTCTGGAAATTG CCAAGCACATGCCTGTCACTACTGGCAAATTACGCCGAATAATCAAATCAAAGCACTCTTTCATCGAGCGGAATCTGGCTTCTGCTGTCAACATAGTTAGGCATGCTATACAGAATGCATCTGCTTTCGAAGCCGTGGTAGAGCAGCTCAAGGAAGCTCGGGTGGAAACAATT GTTCCAGTAGAAATTCAACCGACTGATGAAGGAACATTATCTCCTGAAGCTGATGCTTCCCCAAAATTAGCCACGGAAAATGCTGTTACCGAGAATACATCAACTTCCTCGTCTATGGGGGAGGATACTTTGGAGCTTGAAGCTGGTAATACCACAACAGTAATTTCTGAGGATCCTGTCAAAGGGGAGACAAAGACTCCACGCAACAGTATTGTTTCAAGTTCTCACGTGAAGAACCCCCCAAATAATGGACAAAGTAGAGATATTGATGCCAATATAAGGATCCCGAGTTCTGCAACTGCC AATTCTAGTGCGACTGTTCCGGTGCTGAAGAAGCCAACCCGTGCTTTCGGGGCATTGCTCGGGAACTCAGGCCCGAAGAGAAAAGCCGACATGGCAAAAAAG GATGAGGGAGAAAAGAAGCTGGAGCAGATTCGGTCCTCAGTGAACCTTCCATTCCACTCGTTTTCGGGGAAAACCAGCAACGAGCCAATTGAAGATCGTAAGGAAGAGCCTGCTAGAACTTTGGAAGCTTATCATGCTGAAGAAACTTCCACCGTGCAATTATCTACCTCTGATGCTGCTGACGTTATAGTCCTTGAAGATGACTCTGGCGAGGAGGGGCCTGCTGTGAAGAGCTCAGAGAGCGCCAAAGAGTTGGATGGCCAAGTCTCGGTGAGCTCAGGCATGGAAAGAGACGAGGAGGATGAGCCAACGTCCCTCTCTGAGCTGTCCTCGAGCTTCCAGAAGTGCCTGGACTCGATCGGCCAAGATGGCAAGAACAGCTGGAAAGTCGAGAAAAGTAAGACCATACAGGTGAAGCCGTTTGATTACGAGGCTGCAAGGAGACAGGTGAGGTTCGGAGAGGACGACGGAAAAGGGAAGCCAGTGACCGACAGTGGCAAGGACAAGAGTCCAAAGGTCGTGAAGGGTTCAGGGGGGAAGAAGAGTGGGTCGAGCGAAGGTCAAGTCCAGGGGAGCGATGGGGCTAAGGAGTTCGGGCCAGGGAAACGGCGGCAAGCATTTCCTGCTTCAGGCAATCGTAGCGGAACGTTTCGCTGA
- the LOC116205838 gene encoding membrin-11-like has product MATVIDGPGGGGTLSELYQSAKRVLLRARDGIERLERLESSTAGGGLDSPELSNSIKRDISQIQSLCIEMDRLWRSIAAKSQRDLWKRKVEQVAEEAESLREGLDRYFSRNQKRMMEAKERAELLGRANGENDHVLRIFDDEAQAMQSARNSSRMLEESLQTGVAILSKYSEQRERLKKVQRKALDVLNTVGLSNSVLKLIERRHRVDVWIKYAGMIVTVIILFAFWRWTR; this is encoded by the exons ATGGCGACGGTAATTGACGGGCCGGGCGGCGGAGGGACTCTGTCGGAGCTCTACCAGAGCGCGAAGAGAGTTCTGCTCAGGGCCAGGGACGGGATTGAGCGGCTCGAGAGGCTCGAGAGCTCCACGGCCGGCGGAGGATTGGACTCGCCGGAGCTGTCGAACTCGATCAAGAGGGATATCTCTCAGATCCAGTCGCTATGCATCGAGATGGACCGCCTCTGGCGCTCCATCGCCGCCAAGTCCCAGCGCGATCTCTGGAAGAG GAAGGTGGAACAGGTAGCTGAAGAGGCAGAGTCCTTGAGAGAAGGTCTTGATAGGTACTTCtcaagaaatcaaaagagaatGATGGAAGCGAAAGAGAGGGCAGAGCTGCTTGGGAGAGCT AATGGGGAGAATGATCATGTTTTGAGGATTTTCGACGACGAAGCTCAGGCAATGCAGTCTGCTCGTAATTCATCCCGGATGCTTGAAGAGTCTCTTCAAACTGGAGTAGCTATACTCTCAAAATATTCTGAGCAAAGGGAACGTTTGAAG AAAGTACAACGCAAAGCACTGGACGTTCTCAACACGGTGGGGCTCTCCAACTCTGTGTTGAAGCTCATCGAGAGGCGCCACCGGGTCGATGTATGGATCAAATATGCAGGCATGATAGTGACAGTCATCATCTTGTTTGCCTTTTGGAGGTGGACGAGATGA
- the LOC116202908 gene encoding uncharacterized protein LOC116202908 — translation MLEASERTSQHPRDEIVVRTVSPQKGPQTVLKVVQTANIVLLKLWSIFSSRAPKHADTVTMAMSVTAIPLTVSPLKFILIAVTVSCFAMKSSTGEGLKEWRHAIPVVVPVRLVDKAEICPKTSASEHIGDVNAPPP, via the exons ATGCTTGAGGCAAGTGAAAGGACGAGCCAGCACCCGCGAGATGAGATTGTGGTCCGTACAGTTTCCCCGCAGAAAGGGCCACAGACCGTCCTCAAGGTGGTTCAGACAGCGAACATCGTTCTACTGAAGCTGTGGTCGATATTCTCGTCGAGGGCCCCGAAG CATGCAGACACGGTGACTATGGCGATGAGCGTGACAGCTATTCCACTGACAGTAAGTCCCCTTAAATTCATCCTCATCGCTGTGACTGTATCCTGTTTCGCGATGAAGTCGAGTACCGGTGAGGGGCTCAAAGAATGGCGGCATGCGATACCAGTTGTTGTTCCAGTCCGATTGGTGGATAAGGCCGAGATATGTCCAAAGACATCTGCCAGTGAGCACATCGGTGATGTGAATGCTCCGCCCCCGTAA